agcagtacggctggttgggttgtgtatcggaggacgcatgactttcaaccttcgtctctcccgagcccgtatgggagttgtagcgatgagacaagatagtagctactacaacaattggataccatgaaattggggagaaaaaggggtaaaatgaaaataaaattatatatatatatatatatatatatatccacagaaatttcctccttcatgatgccatctattttgtgaagtgcgccaggccctccatgcttcacggttgggatggtattcttcggcttgcaaatggccaaacagttctatttttgtttcatcagaccagaggacatttctccaaaaagtacgatctttgtgcagttgcaaaccgtagtctggcttttttatgatggttttggcaggtggtttcttccttgctgagcggccttatgtcgatataggactcgttttactgtagatatagatatttatgtacctgtttcctccagcatcttcacaaggtcctgttgttctgggattgatttgcacttttcgcgtacgttcatctctaggagacagaacgcgtctccttcctgagcggtatggcggctgtgtggtccaatggtgtttatacttgcgtactattgtttgtacagatgaatgtggtaccttcaggcatttggaaattgctctcaagggtGAACGAGACATGTGGAggcctacaatttttttctgaggtcttggctgatgccttttgattttcccatgatgtcaagtgaagaggaactgagtttgaaggtaggccttgaaatatatccacaggtacacctcccaatgactcaaatgatgtcagttagcctatcagaagcttctaaagccatgacataattttctggaattttcaaagctgtttaaatGTCCCAAAAGTGCCAACTCCGCTCACCCTGCATGTCAGGCTAAATCAATCACACCTCCAGTATTTGACATTACATatatttgccccccccccccggtcTGCTTAGTAATTATATTTATATGGTTATGACTATGTCTCTATACTTTTGCAGTTTCTCCGTGATCTCTGAGTCCAGATTCTCCATGATATCAGGGTCGGATGCCGAGAGCATCTATATGGAGCCCATTCACCTGTCCTCAGCTATAGCTGCCAAACAAATCATCAACGAGGGTGAGACACAGATTCATTCCACCAACCACCCATAACTCACATGCTGTTTTTTTGTCTTGGTGAGTGGATCTGAACATTATGATTTAAAACATCTAAATGAAAGCTTTTTTGGCAGAATACAATGTTATAAATGCTGTTCACCTAGAGAAGCATGGCTGTCGACAAAGTGAACGCTggggactataaggttctatctagAAAAAGATGATTCTGAGATAATTGGCTTTGAAGTTCTgaaccctcattggtttgaatgagTAGTTTGAACTACTTTTATCTTGTATTCTTTTGAACTTAACATAAACTGAGGTATTTAGACTACtgtataggtagagaacattgaacagaacaaggctGTCAATAACTACATGTTGACTAAAAtacagatagaaccttatagtcccaagctctCGAAAGGTTAAAGAAAGTTGAAGGGTGGAACCACAAAGAAAGCCGGGgaaaaacagccaccactagtcctgtttgCAGGTTCACCTTATACAGAGCAgcttggggcagcaggtagcctagtggttagagtgttgggccaggtagcctagtggttagagtgttgggccaggtagcctagtggttagagtgttgggccagtaaacaaaaggttgctggatcaaatcccagagctgacaaggtcaaaataacacactgttccctggtaggctgtcattgtaaataagaatttgctcttaactgacttgcctagctaaaaaaATACTGTACTGGTGCCAAGCACATTGCGTGTGCCTGTCTCCATATACATATTGTATTTGTCCCATAGAGATAAAGCTGTGGTTTGTCCCCGAATGGCCATTCGGTTGGTTACACAATGTCTCGGACAAAGCTACTTCTCTTCGGCCTGACAAAGATATTACATACAAGGGTTAATTGTATTTTGCTTAAAAAGCAGTTAAATAATCAATCCCAGAGAGACCTTGTATACATACAGCATGCACTGCAATGCTCTAttatccaggacctatataataggcggtgtcagaggaaagccaatacaattgtcagagactccagtcacccaagtcatagactttctgcacggcaagtggtaccggagcaccaagtcttaatagcttctacccccaagccataaaactgctgaacaattaatcaaatggccaccggactatttacattgacaccccccaccctccatttgttttttacactgctgctactcgctgtttattatctatgcatagtcacttcacccctacctacatgtacaaattacatcaactaacctgtaccccactcactgactcggtaccccctgtatatagcctcgttattgttattttactgttactttaaaaaaacatttttactttagtttatttggtaaatattttcttaactcttcttgaactgcacttttGGATCAGTGGGTCCCACACGGGAcgtttgagctaacgtaggctaatgcgattagcatgaggttgtaagtaacgaGAATGTTtctcaggacatagacatatctgatattggcagaaatcttaaattcttgttaatctaactgcactgtccaatttacagtagcaattacagtgaaataataccatgctattgtttgaggagagtgcacagttttgaacttgaaaagttattaataaacaaattaggcacatttgggcagttttcattcaacattttgaacagaaattcaATGGTtctttggatcagtctaaaactttgcacatacactgctgtcatctagtggccaaaatgtaAATGGAACCTGTgcattaccagatctaatgtgttatattctcctacattcctttcacatttccacaaacttcaaagtgtttcccttCAAATGATATCAAGAATAGCcctatccttgcttcagggcctcaGCTACAGGcatttagatttgggtatgtcattttagacaaaaaaaattttttttaaaggggcggatccttatgaggttttaagggcttgtaagtaagcatttcatggtaaagtctacacttgttgtatttggcgcatgtgacaaataaagtttgatttgattatacTGTAGCGTTAGAGTAATCACCTCTATCTCTTACCTGAGAATACAATGTGTTCATTATGGCAATATCCAGCTAGAGACGTCCAAGCCATTATCCATAGCTAGACTGTCTGATTGGGGTAATGCGTTCGCCAACACACCACAATTATGCTCCTAACTAACTTTGAATAGGTTACTTTGCTTTCTAACAGTGtgtccctgcagcagctgtctaTCCTTAACGGATGCTGTCTGCAAATGTGACATACTCCTGGTATGGTTTGTAAAGACTGACACAGAGGGTGGGGAGTTTTGCAGCACAAAGTTATTTCCTTCAATCTAGCCACTGTCTGTAGCCTACTTACACGTTTAGATGCAATGAATTATGTAATATTGTGGATTAGgcagtagggtgtgtgtgtgtgtgtgtgtgtgtgtgtgtgtgtatctgaataGTCTGCTCTTTCCTTTCCTCAGAGCTCCCACAACGGGGTATCAGGGCAGAGAGTACCCCAGACAGCATGTTGGAGACAGCGGAACAGCTGATGGTGGAGGACCTGTACAACCGGGTGAAAGACATGATCGATGACCGCAGCCCCTATAACACCCCCTGTGTGATGGACATCCAGCGGGCCATGGTACAGGACCGCCTGGAGGCCCCCAACAACCCCGTGGACGAGGTGTGGAACAACATATTCATCGCTGAGAAGTGAGTCACTCACTGTGCCGTGGAAGTTACTGTATGCATTACATATCCCCATACACCcatcacacacaagcacacacacacacacacacacacatgctccgcCCTTCAAAATACAGTGTTATATGCATAGCTCATGGAACATCATTCCAACTAGATTTACCCCCACCTCACTTTCACCATAGACAACTTCACTGAGTGTCAATAGAATGACAGATAGATAGCTGTTCACCTCCTATGGTATAATTAAGCAACAAGGCCCGagtgggtgtggtatatggtcaatataccatggttaggggctgttcttatgcacgacacaacgcagagtgcctggatacagcccttagccgtggtatattggctatatactacaaatcccagaggtgccttattgctattataaactggttatcaacgTAATTAGAGACGTACCcgtgttatatggtctgatataccacggctgtcagccagtcAGCATTCATccctcgaaccacccagtttataatacttTGGAAAAGAGGCCTGTGCATTGCAGTCTATTTCGGGTCAGTAAACTTGTCCATGTTCTTACCAGCCATTTCATAACCGTGACTCTatgaccacaacaacaacagcgtTGCTTGTTCCTTCCTCTGTTTTGCAGATCCGTGGCTGTCAATAAAGCTCGTCTGAAGCGCATGGGTATCACCCACATCCTGAACGCTGCCCACGGTACCGGGGTCTACACAGGGGAGGCCTTCTACGCTGGCATGAACATCGGCTACATGGGTATCGAGGTAGATGACTTTGCAGAGTCTGACATCTCCCCTCACTTCAGAACCTGCGCTGAGTTCCTGGATGAGGCCCTGTTGACACACAAGGGTGAGTCAGTGTTCTTTTGTGTGTTCTTATTGGTGGATCAAGGCCCAATTCTCAATGGACCCACCTCAGACCCTACACCCTATACATTTGTAGATCTACCTGGATTTGATTGATGAAAGTAATATGGTGAAACTTCCACCTATCCTACCAGACAGCGAGGGAGAGCTATTACCAGGATATTTAATGGCTACGATATGAACGTCTTCTTGTGTGATCTCATGTTTTTCTCCCATTTCCATTGACCTTGAGTCTGGGCTGACCTGGACATAGTAGAACCAATCTCTGGATTGTTTGCTTTGGCTTAACTGGACCCAGTGATGATGAGGCTTGAAATTCCATATCTAGACCAATCCAGAGACTACTTGGAGTTCCATCTAGATTCTAGACTAATCTATAGACTACTCCTAATTACTCATCATAACCAGGGGTGGCCGTCAGTCTTATTTTAGGGAGGTCACTCAGAGCCAATGGACAGGGATAGCCTAGCTATATCTGGACTCTGTTTAGGCGGGTGAATCATCTTCTAAAGcttttcaaccccccccccccccccctgccccgCCCCAACTCTAATTAAACCCCAGATAGATTAGATCCACTGACCGCTTGAGTTAAATAAACACATATTTGTTAAGAATTAGGTTAAATGTCAGGCAGTAGTAACTAGTATTCATGTCATGGGTTTGGGTCTGCGGGGCCTCGCGgtcctttcctctacagggagggAGTAGGCAACGTATCACATTTCAAACCTGGCACCTTGGGGGTTATCATATCATGGGTTATAATGTCAGAGTTTataactggggggggggggtacagtgtTTAGGAGTGATACAGTCACAACTGGAAGGGAATACAGCCCTCTGCTGGTTATAGAGTGTCTTTGCAGAGGAGCAGACGTCACACGCTGGCTCTCTACCTGCACATAAAATGTATTAGCCTCCTACAGCTACAGCTGTTATCATCAAACTGGTACCTAATACTTTCAGATTCATGAAATCAGTATTGTCATTTGCTTATCCCTTACGTTGCAAATGTATCTTTAATTAACTACATATAAACCCTGAAAAATAGTTATTTCTTATGTCAAGTGTAACCAATGGGAAGTGTGTTTTTGTCTTCTTCTCCTGCAGGTAAGGTCCTGGTGTCCTCTATGATGGGTGAGAGCCGCTCCGCTGTGCTGGTGGCTGCCTACCTCATGATTTTCCAACACATGACCATCATGGAAGCACTAACCACTCTGAGAAAGAAGCGACCCATCAACCCCAACGAGGGATTCCTAAAACAGCTGCGTCAGCTTAACGAGACGCTACTAGAGGAGCGTGATGACGATGATGACGACACCCTCAGTCAATGCTCCGTCATCGACGCCCACACTCGCGCCCACCTGTTTGACGACGAAGAGAGCATGATGGGCGTGAAGGCCCACTCCAtcatgatggaggaggaggaggacagccaAAGCGTGATGAGTAGCGTGGCCTCGTCTGCCGCAGCCACCGCCCTCAGGGACGGTGTTTTTGGAGGGCTGCGGATGGGCCTGGAACGGGCAGAGACGACAGAGGGCCTGGCCCTGCCTGGAAATGACGCTGGCGACGGTGGGGAGGATGCAGAGGATGGGGATGAAGATGGCATGAGCATGATCCGCGAGTGGCAGAGGAGGAACGAGAAGTACCAGAGCGAGGAGTGGTGGGAGCAACAGCTGATGAGCGAGGCTGGGGACGAGGAGTCTCTCCTGGGGGCATGCGGGGTCCTGGGGCAACAGAAGACCTGGAGAGCGTGACCAGTGAGGACGTCCAGGCCATGAAAGAGCGCCTGAAGCGGCGCCCGCGGCACCCCTCAGAGTCAGTGTCCACGGCCAGTTGCAGCAGCTACTCTGACCTGTGGAAGCAGCGTCTGAAGGAGATTGAGGAGCAGGCGGCAGCGCGCTACCGCAAGAAGGACGACGACAACAACAGTGAGAGCACGGCGATGGAGGGGATACAAAATAAGAAGCAGACAATCAAGGATGACGTGGAGAGCGTGCTCTCGGACACCAGCTCCATGTACAACTTCTGCAAGAGGAACAAGGAGAACCTAACTCCCCTGGAGCGCTGGAGGGTGAAGAGGATCCAGTTTGGCTGGAATAAGAATGAcgaagggagggatggggagaaaaGAGCCGGGGGTGTATGGGGCAGTGGGGAGCAGGGAGATGGCGATGCTGAGGCCCGCACTCCGGCACTGGAGGACGTCAACCTGACAGCCTACCAGACCTGGAAGATGAAACAGGCGAAGCGGCTTGGAGAGGACAACAAGGCAACAAAAGATGACATTGTGGAGATGAGCCGTGGCGAGGACTCGGCCACAGCCAAGAGGAGACAGAGGCGGGAGGAGCTCCTGGAGCGCACGCGGAAGACACTGGAGGAGAGTCAGTCCATGTGTGGCTGGGAGACGGAGAGCTCCATGAGCGGAAGCACCCTGCCGCTCTCTGCCTTCTTCGCCCAGCCTGACGGCTCACAAGCCGGACGTGTTGCCAATGATGACAACATGTCCATGCTGAGTGGCAGGTCTTCTGTATCCCAAGCCCGCAGCACCAGATCTCAGGCCTCTATGGGCTCAGGAATTCCACAGGGCATTCCCCAAGTCCCCATGATCCCTGTGCCCACAATGCAGGGACCTGGTGGGGAGCCCATGGTCGACCTGTCCAGCATTCAGAACTGGATCGCCAATGTGGTGTCCGAGACCCTCATCCAGAAGGAGCGTGAGATGAGCCTCCCCCCGTCCCAGGCTGGATCGGTGCTAAGTTTCGGTGGGACATCTAGTGTGGTAGGGCCAGCAAGACGTGGCTTGGACGATGACAAGGCTTCTATGCTGAGTGGAGCGTCCTATTCGAGCTCGCTGGCTCATCACGGTGTCAGTGCTGGCAGGGCCGAGTCTGTGCTCTCTGGTAGAAGTGCTGCTTCTTCTACCAGTAATCTCTCCAGCATCTCCGGTCTGGGCTCCTGCAGGAGCAAGATCACCACCACCAGCGTGCCCCTCTACAGCCTTTTTGCCGATCAGGTCAACCTACAGAAGCTGGACTCCATGGACAAGCAGATGCAGTCGGAGATGAGGAACAAGATGGCCTGCTACGAGGTGAAGAAGATCGTCGAAGATAACAAGCGCAGCACACTCTACAAGAAGAAGAAGCCCAAGGACGAGggcgaagaggaggaagagaaggaggatgaCTATTTAACGGGAAAGATAAAGACGTCTCTCCCACCTGCACCAGAGAAAAAGAAAGCACCTACGCGAAGCTATGGCCTTTCGGGCTGCCTAAATCTCTCCACCGCTCTGGAGAAAGAAAAGAACACCAGTGTTGATGATTGGCTAACCAATGTCATGCCTCCTTCAAGGAAACCAGCGTCCTATAGTGCAGAAGACGAGACTGATCCAGGGCCATCTGCCTCCGTGTATAACTTCGGAGGTCGGAGGGACTCGtctgaggaggaagaagaagaggaggagtatGAAGTCGCATCCAGATATCGCTCCAGATTCCAGGCAGAAACAGAGTCACGTGTACTTGGCAAATTCTCTTCCAACAGCGCAGATTCCAGCAGCTACAGGACTAGAAGATCCTACACAGccactgaggaagaggaggaagaagaggagagttaTACATCGAAGAGGAAGTTTACTCATCACTCACAATATgagagtggaggggagacggaggggaggatagaaaggaaggaagaaaaggaagaggaagaagatgtGGACAGATTCCTCAGCGAGCTTAGGCAGAGGTCTCGGGCTCGGGCTGAGGCAGAAATGCAGGACGATGACATCGTTGCAGCTTGGAGGGCACAACAAGAATCCAAGTCAAATGGTTACAGAAGCAGTGGCTCTTAACCAATCAAAGACAGTGTCACACTTTTATTTTGAAAGAAACTCAATCCAATGTTAATATGTTTCTTCAGCTAATAAAAATTGCACACTTGCTACACAAGCCACCTTTCTTAGAACATCGCTTGTGGTCTTTTTATTTTCAGAAGTGGGGTGACCTTTATAATTCTATAGGTAGTTGTTATAGATCATTCTGACATGTAAATGCTCATCTAAATCAAATATCTAAGCTTTATTATAATGGAAAAGGGAAAATGTGCACTTTGCTTTCTGAACTCAAACGAGTTTATTTCTCATAGTCAATTTTATAATCAAATGGACGCAAAATATGAATATTTAAATATTTCCTCAGCCTAACTGCATTGCTTGTGTAGTGCAAGTAGAGTAACACACGTCTGCTGTTTGTTGCATTGATTGTAAAATGCAACAACTAACCTACAAAACAATCTAAACTAGATTACTGTTCAAGACAAAAAATATTTATGCTGTACAATTTTTGGAGCACAAACGCAATCCATTTCAAAGCATTTATAATTGCAATAAATGTTAAAGCAATTATCtggttgtttattttattttttatctcaTTCCTCATGCCTAAGGACACTGACCTGGATTCTAGTTGATCACATCTTTAACGAAAACACGAGACAGAGTAGAAGAATAGAAGACAGAATAAAAGGAATTGTGATAATCAAATCGCATAGCACTTAACATTGTAAGGGGAACTCAACATATTCATCTCTACTGAACTGGGTGCTTTTTATCACAATATTTTACCCCATACATACTATCTACTTGTTATATTATGGATAGAAGACTACAGCAAGACACACTTTGACAAGGCAGTCAATATCCTATTGTCTGTCTATCCCTACAAGTATGGGCATGTACTGTATGCACTCGCACAGTTCAAGCCAGAAGACATACACGCGCGCAAATAACATAGTCAATGCTACTATTCCACTTTGCGAAAGAAAAACGTCATTACTACTCTCTGCCATGGTTTATTTGTAGTGGTGTTATTGTCTCAATTGATGCCAGGTGAGTGTTAGGCTAGTGACTAGATGAA
This region of Oncorhynchus nerka isolate Pitt River unplaced genomic scaffold, Oner_Uvic_2.0 unplaced_scaffold_121___fragment_2___debris, whole genome shotgun sequence genomic DNA includes:
- the LOC115126527 gene encoding LOW QUALITY PROTEIN: serine/threonine/tyrosine-interacting-like protein 2 (The sequence of the model RefSeq protein was modified relative to this genomic sequence to represent the inferred CDS: inserted 1 base in 1 codon); its protein translation is MASQSEGDQTVPDGEREKEATKVKSIQSHYLRCPSPSSFSVISESRFSMISGSDAESIYMEPIHLSSAIAAKQIINEELPQRGIRAESTPDSMLETAEQLMVEDLYNRVKDMIDDRSPYNTPCVMDIQRAMVQDRLEAPNNPVDEVWNNIFIAEKSVAVNKARLKRMGITHILNAAHGTGVYTGEAFYAGMNIGYMGIEVDDFAESDISPHFRTCAEFLDEALLTHKGKVLVSSMMGESRSAVLVAAYLMIFQHMTIMEALTTLRKKRPINPNEGFLKQLRQLNETLLEERDDDDDDTLSQCSVIDAHTRAHLFDDEESMMGVKAHSIMMEEEEDSQSVMSSVASSAAATALRDGVFGGLRMGLERAETTEGLALPGNDAGDGGEDAEDGDEDGMSMIREWQRRNEKYQSEEWWEQQLMSEAGDEESXPGGMRGPGATEDLESVTSEDVQAMKERLKRRPRHPSESVSTASCSSYSDLWKQRLKEIEEQAAARYRKKDDDNNSESTAMEGIQNKKQTIKDDVESVLSDTSSMYNFCKRNKENLTPLERWRVKRIQFGWNKNDEGRDGEKRAGGVWGSGEQGDGDAEARTPALEDVNLTAYQTWKMKQAKRLGEDNKATKDDIVEMSRGEDSATAKRRQRREELLERTRKTLEESQSMCGWETESSMSGSTLPLSAFFAQPDGSQAGRVANDDNMSMLSGRSSVSQARSTRSQASMGSGIPQGIPQVPMIPVPTMQGPGGEPMVDLSSIQNWIANVVSETLIQKEREMSLPPSQAGSVLSFGGTSSVVGPARRGLDDDKASMLSGASYSSSLAHHGVSAGRAESVLSGRSAASSTSNLSSISGLGSCRSKITTTSVPLYSLFADQVNLQKLDSMDKQMQSEMRNKMACYEVKKIVEDNKRSTLYKKKKPKDEGEEEEEKEDDYLTGKIKTSLPPAPEKKKAPTRSYGLSGCLNLSTALEKEKNTSVDDWLTNVMPPSRKPASYSAEDETDPGPSASVYNFGGRRDSSEEEEEEEEYEVASRYRSRFQAETESRVLGKFSSNSADSSSYRTRRSYTATEEEEEEEESYTSKRKFTHHSQYESGGETEGRIERKEEKEEEEDVDRFLSELRQRSRARAEAEMQDDDIVAAWRAQQESKSNGYRSSGS